The following nucleotide sequence is from Nomascus leucogenys isolate Asia unplaced genomic scaffold, Asia_NLE_v1 000733F_111167_qpdss1sc, whole genome shotgun sequence.
CTCCACAGTGCAGCGTAGCCGTGGTCCCCTTAATCACCACGTGGTCCTCAGGAGGGTGGATGATGGACGTCCGATCTGAAAAAACACAAGTCACAAGTCAGACGAAATGACAAGTTTGAGAGTTTCTGCCCTCGGGGGGGCGGATAATGCCCTGGTCATCTGATATCACAACCTCTGAGTTTTCTCTCATCTTGGCAGAATGAGTGTAAATGGATCGCTCTCAGAAATGCTAGGGGAGTTAAAATCAATCAAATAAGTCAACCACTGCAGCAAAGTCTGTCAACCCACCCGCCCCTCCTAAATCACCTTTTACCTCAAACACCACGGAAGTAAATGAACGCGGACCATCCCATGCAAGTGTGGATGAGGTTCTAGGCTCTAAAATAAAACCTAGATTCTCTCCCTAGATGACTATCATTCTAGTCATTTCTAGCATCTGCATGGCACTTTGTGAGTCTGCCAAGTGCTTTTGTTTAAGTTGCTGTGTTTATTCCTCAAGACACTCTTGGGAGGGCTGAATATTACTACTCTGTTTTCAGGAAGGAAGACGGATGCTCAGAGATGCAGTGACTTGCCCACCTCCCCCAAGCCAGTATGGGGTGGGGACCCTCAGCTTGCCTGTGCAATGGGTCACTGTAGCACCCATACCTCTAAGGGGTACCTGCTCTGCTTCCaggaacagagtgagaacttgggAGTCACAAGGCTAAGTTCGAGGCCAAGACTGACCTCTGCTAACGGTGAGTCCAGAAAAACATCTCTGCATCATAGTTTTCCTGGCTATGGAAAGGAATGCTAACATCACTAACAGTTGCACAGATTCAAGTGGGCAGTGTGtgtgaaaatgttctgtaaagCCACCAAAGTGTTATCCCTGTCAGGCTAGTGTCCTTATAATGTTGAATCTCAGCAGATCCACAACATTTTCTGGTGAATGATCTACAGAGATTCAGATACCACTTTTTCATAACCTTTTtaatatcctactgctcaaggtcattgctAAGTTCTGATTGCAAAAGCTCAAAAAACTGCAACCTCAGACATACATGGGTTAAATGTATGGTTACTATTTAGGGACATGTAATGAACGAAGTGGTTGACAAGAGTCATCCACCAAATGAAACAAAAGCTCCTTTTTAGTACTTGACAGTACAGTGGGAACTTGGATTAATTTCCTTTAAACTCATGATCATTTTAAAGAGTTGTTTCTCAAACTGGACACCAACTATATGATAGAAACTGCTAGACAAATATGAAATAAAGCACAATGATTTACTTTTTCTGGAAGAATAGCGTTTCAACAGATTACTCCCTCAAGCAAGTTACAACTTTCTCTCATGTAGATAGCTTTGTAAAAATCTGTGAGTGagcattcttttgctttttgaataATGAGTTTTTATTAGTACAGActgaaaacagaggagaaaatataGTGGCAATTGAAGCTAAAAAGTGGCAATGGGGGGCCATGTGGTCCAATCCTTAAGCTCCAGAAAACTACTGTGCATTTCCGAAACGTGTCTTGATTAAAAAAACATTGATAGTTAATATATTACAAGGGTTTTAGTTGTTCCTAATTGTATagcaaaatatttcttccttaagattttaattcttaattttcttataaaaaatacTTACAAAATTAACATCAATTTTGTGATTTGAGCTAGTTTTGTGTAATAACTCCACTGACTTTACGAAGTCAATCTTTTATCTCTCCTGCAATGCCCCCGTTAAAtttctgaatacattttattcttttagacaCAGAAAATTTAATTTCTCAACAAATTTCTACAAATTAGTTGTAAAAATAATCATTCTCTTTTGCTTAAATTAGCAAGCCCAAGGGGCATGTTGACATCCCCAAAGCACATGACACAATGATTAAACCGTGGCTAATAGAAGGCCGACGTGTGAGGGCTGCTCCTTACTCCACATGGTGAGCGTGGCCGATGCGTTCAGGCAGCCCTCTGTGTTGGCTGCATAGCAGGTGCAGTTGCCAGCATCCTGGATGAAGACAGGCACGATCTGTAGACCCCCCAACTCAAGAAGCATGAACCTAGGAATCTGGACAGAGCCACTGGCCAGAATGTGGTTTTCTAAAGAACAGTAGAGAAAAGAGGCATGTTAGTCGTAACACTTGAAGGAAATGAAGATAGTGGTTAGAGCCATAAGCAAGTAATATGGttcagctctgtgtccccacccaagtttCGTCTCGAATTGCAATCCCCACATGTCGGGGGAggaatctggtgggaggtgactggatcctGAACGTGGTTCCCCCATGATGTTCTCCTGATAGCGAggaagttctcatgagatctgatgtatTTAAAGGTGtttggcacttccccctttggtccttctctctcctgcagccACGTGAGATGTGCCtacttcctcttcaccttccactatgatttcctgaggcctccccagctatgcagaactgagagtcaattcaacctcttttctttgtaaattgcccaatctcaggtTTGTGTTTATATCACTGAGAGTGGACTAATACAACAAAGAAACAACTGAAGGAAATAATCAGTATAAAGTGAAAATTGtatgaaaagaaataactgaagCAGTATCTGCTAGCACTGTGTAGAATAACAAAAACCAGAACATCTTACTTGCTCAATATTGAGAGATTCGGTTAAACACATTATGATTCATGAACGTGGTTGCTATTTTTGGGTGATcggtttttagttttctttatatctgcatgtatttgaaacatttttatataaagctATTACGTTCAAAATCAGGcaggaaaacaagagaaaataagagCCCAGCCCTCTTATTGATCTGTAGTGTCCCAGATCTTTAGGAGCCGTGTGTGAGTGCAGGGATTGTACCTGTGAGACTTGAAAAGCTGCCACGCAGCTTTCCAGCAGGAAGAGAAACATAAGTCTTTTGGCATGTCGGCCTGCTACAGCCCAGCAAGTATGAGGAACTCATCCATGTGAATCAACAAGGCTCAGCACAGACTTGTTCAGGATGGACTGTGTGTGTTTCCTTCGGTGGCCCTCATGGAAGGGGCTATGGGAACTGCAAAGGCAGCCTTCCCAGGAACTGAATGAACCTGCAGTGGGCTgaagcatcccaggttgactggGGAAGGCATGGAACAATGTGGCCCTGGAAGCATCTTTCTTCAACAAAACAAAGGCCGTGATCCTTAATTCTGAATGTTCTAAGAAGAGCTCCACTTAACAGTGGGAAAAGTGAGTGGCTAGCAGTGACTTCACATCCAATGCTCGACACGGTAAGGACCGAGGAAGCCTGAGGCACTCTCTGAAGGGCGTGGGTAGAGAAAAGTGACATTTGCATAATCCTTTTCTAATGTGTGTTTCCCACTCTAGAAGGCAGGGATCTTGTCTGTCCTATTTATCCTTGTGCCCATGGTACCTTGCACTTGGTAGGCATTCTGTAAATCAGAGGTCCCCAAGCCCTGGGTTGCAGACCTGTTTGGAACTGGGCTGTgcggcaggaggtgagcagtggccACCGAGCATGACCCGCCTGAGCTCCCCCCCTCCTGTCAgctcagcagcggcattagattctcatagggatACACACCCTCCAGTGAACTGTGCAAGCCAAGGATCTAGGCTGCACACTCCCTAGAAGAATCTAATGATCTGAGATGGAAGTTTCATCCTGAGACAATCAGCCCCTACTGGAGAGCATGGAGAAATTCTCTTCCAAGAAacaggtccctggtgccaaaaaggttggggactgctgccatAAGAGTTATTTAATCTTCATTGAGTGAACgcataaatgaataaagagagTGACTAAGAAGCAAGCACTGGCCTGATAGGTTATGTTCTACATGGGCCATGCTGTTGTGGGCGGTGGACGCTACCTACCTCTTTTCCAGGTGATGGCAGGTTTGGGAGCCCCGGACACCTCACAccttagaatggctgttatcccGTCAGTAACTGTGGTGTCCGCTGGCTGCTGGGTGAACACTGGAGTGATATCTGAGAAGAGGAGTTAATGAAATGGTCAGGGCCTTGTTCCCCTGAGAGGCTCACACCAGCCTGGTGGAGTACCCTGCATGGGCTTTAGAGAGCCAATCACAGAGGTAACTAGCAATACAAAAGGAACACTGTTCAGGAGGGATGGCAGCCCTCCACTGTTCCTCTCCCAGGAGTTGCCTATCTTTGTTTACaacctggagaaaaaaaaatactgcgtCACGATGTTATAGATACAAAAGTAGAAACGTGCAGGGACCCAAGAAGAAAAGTTTTAGATGAACGTTAAAGAGAGGAGAGGCATTTATTTAGATCAGCCAAAAGATTGCTTTTGCTCTTTAAATGAATGGTAGCccacacctatattcccagcacttcgggaggctgaggcaagaggattccttgagctcaggagtttgactagcctaggcaacacagtgagatccctgtctctaccaaaaatgaaaaattagccaggcatggtggtgcacgcctatagtcccacgtacttgagaggtggaggcaggaggatcgcttgagcccaggacgccgaggctgcagtgagcgatgatcgtgccactgtactacagcctgggtgacagagtgagaccttatctcaaaaacaaaaacagctaatTATTGAATATAAAATGTCATCCACAAGATGACACTTTCTAGGATCCTTTCTAGGATCTGTTCTGAGAGTTATGGAGGTTTCAAAGACCTCCATAAAGATACATTTCTGGGAGGTATGAGCCCCAAGCGCTGGGTTTCTTCTTGTTCGTGGGGGATGGTCAGGGCCCCCAGCAGCCCTGAGTCAGACCGAGGAAAGACAGGAGGAGTTCCTGATGGCTTCAGTGAAGGCTCGCCTGACTCTGTGCTACCCAGTAACGATTAACCAGAACCCCCTGTACGACAATGATCTGTGTCTCTCAAGTCTTCTGTGAGGGACCCTGGGCTGATACCCCTCAAGGAAAAAAGTGAGTAGACCTCACGCAACCCAGGGCACAGCTGCCACCTCTTCCTGCACCTGCTGAGAATCTCCTGGACCATGGCAAGTCACAGAAACTTCACTGCTAGGGCCCTTCCTGAAACTGACCCTGTCTCTCCACCTCGCATGCAACCACCTGAGTCCAGGGTCTTGCCAGATGTTGCAGGGCCCCCTAACAGGTCTCAACACTTCTGTGCTTGTGTCAGGGTTCCTGAGGCAGTCAGTCTTGGGCTGCCCTTTGAAAGCTACAAAGGACTTCATGTCCCTTGTCTGCTTGCTCGCAGCTCCCGAGGCTCCTCCTGTTTTCGGCCTCTGCCCCTgcctatccctccaccctccagccAGTCATGGCCACCCTGCTTGTCACTGAGCCCCATCCTATCGGCCTCCCTTCACCTGCACACATGCCGAGCTTGTTCCTCCAAGGCACCTGCTGTCCCCTCCAGCCCATGCAACGTGCATGTCCCCAAGAGTTCACACTCCTGCTCCTTCTAAATCTCTCCCAGAGAAGCCCGCGCAGCCACACTGTCTGGGGGAGGCCCCCGGCTCACTATGCCACCGCACCTGCTCCCCTTACCTGCAGCACCCCTGGCTGGCTGGAGTCATCTCATCCTTCACACTGCCTTTCTCCTCCCTGCAGACCGTCTGTCCTGGAAGCCAAAGAACCTCACCTCTCTTCCTCACAGCCATGTCCCCAAAGCCTCATCCAGAGTGCCCAACACAGATGCTCAATAGCCACTTGCTAAATGAGCAAATCAATATCGATTTCTTAAAGCACATTTTCCTTTCATtgagtattttaattaaaaagttcatTCTGCAAAACACCTCTTACTACAAAGCAGACAACATGATCACAATCATCGATTTCTCTGTTCACTCACTGACTACCATGCTATCAGTTTAGGCTGCACTTTCACTTACATTTCCAATCTGATCCTCATGAGAATCCTATAATCTGGGCTTGGTTAGCTCCATTTTAACGGACGAGAAAACTTTATTCTCATTCCTAAGTCTCTCACTGGAATGGAGATTGGCAAACTTCAACCTGGGGGCCAAATTCAGCCTGCACTctgtgtttgtaaataaagtcTTATTGGAGCACAGCCACTCGCATGTGCTGAGAATTGTGGCTGCTTTTAGGTTACTACAGCAATGCTGAGTAAGCCACATCCTTCAAAGCCAAAAATATCTACCATtaggccctttgcagaaaaagctTGTGGATCCCTGCTCCAGAACGTCCTGGCTCACGACTGCAAGATAGGCTTCAAATAATTCTAATCGATCAAGATTCATCTTCTGACTTGAGCATTCAGTGTTATTTCCACTGCTTGAAGCAATATTGGTTTCCTAAGTtccaaaatgaaagacaaatttgACCCGAGGGCAAGATTCAAGGAAGCGACCCCTAGTTCACCAAAACACATGTACAGCTTGCTACACACCCTGTCAGTCTCTTTGCAGGCT
It contains:
- the LOC115834120 gene encoding protein sidekick-1-like — protein: ITPVFTQQPADTTVTDGITAILRCEVSGAPKPAITWKRENHILASGSVQIPRFMLLELGGLQIVPVFIQDAGNCTCYAANTEGCLNASATLTMWNRTSIIHPPEDHVVIKGTTATLHCGATHDPRVSLCYLWKKDNVALTPLSTSRIVVEKDGSLLISQTWSGNVGDYTCEIVSEGGNDLRWPSWK